AAACCGGTGACCTAATTGCTTATGCGATTAATGATATCAACGCTGTTCGAATGACTTTTGGACCAGCTACCTCCATGTCGATCAACGGCATTGTCGTATGTATGATCTCGATTTATTCCATGTCGAATGCCATAAACTGGCAGCTGACTTTGCTTTCCTTGTTACCTGTACCGGTCATGGTCTATGTCATGTACACGATCGGGAAAATGGTCAAAAAACGTTTTCGGCATGTGCAGGAAACATTCTCAGAAATTTCTGACCGCGTGAATGAAAACATCAACGGGATTCGCGTTATTAAAGCTTATGTTCAGGAAGACGGTGAAGTTGCAAGGTTTCAAAGTTTAAACAATCAAATGGTCGAAGCAAATCTGAGCATGGTAAAAGCTTCGGCTTTTTTATCCCCTCTCATCGAACTATGTTTTACAGTTAGCTTTGTGTTCAATCTTATCTGGGGCGGAAATATGGTTTTAAATGGCAATATCTCGCTTGGCGATTTTGTCGCTTTCAACGGCTATCTCGCAATGATTTTGGCACCCGTTCTTTCCATTGGCAGAGTGATTACCATTATCCAGCGAGGCATGGCTTCTTTGAGCAGACTCAATGATATTATGAGCATAAAACCAGATATTAAGGACGAAGGTAAAATTGAAAAAGTCCCACAAAACGCTTCCATTGAGATTTGCAATCTTACTTTTGTCTATCCAAAAGCGGACAAAGCGTCGCTTCATGACATCAGCTTAACTGTACCAAATGGTCGATCGCTCGGCATTATTGGAAAGACAGGTTCCGGAAAAAGTACACTGATCAATTTGCTCTTGAAAATGTATAACGTTCCAAACGGGACAATCTTCTTAGGAGGAGAAGATATCAACGAATTTAAGCTTTCTGCACTTCGTGATGGATTTGGCCTTGTGCCACAGGATAATTTTCTTTTCAATGCTTCTATTGCGGATAACATCCGATTTTTTAAGGATATTTATACTGATGAGCAGATCATACAGGCAGCACGAGACAGTTGTATCTACCAAAATATTATGGATTTGCCAAACGGATTCGAAACGATTTTGGGCGAGCGCGGAGTCAATTTATCAGGCGGACAGAAACAACGAATTTCAATTGCCAGGGCCCTGCTAAAAAATCCGGAAATTCTGATTCTAGATGATGCACTTTCCGCCGTAGATACGGTTACTGAATCGGAAATCCTGTCAAATCTCCGCCGAGTACGGCAAGGAAAAACGACAATTATAATCGCGAGCCGGATTTCAGCCGTCATGGATGCCGATGAAATTATTGTGCTCGATCAAGGTGAAATTTGCGAGAGAGGAACGCATGAGCAGCTGCTCGCTAAAGGAGGCACTTATCATGAAATCTACCAATACCAGTTCGGCAAAAACAGCCCAGCGGATTTCTGTGCCTCATAAAGCCAAAACATTCAAAAGGCTTTTAGCACTCAATCTTCCATATTGGAAGCAAATTCTGCTTGCTTTTGCCTGTGTATTGCTCGTAAACGGTGCTATGCTTGCCAAACCATATATTTTAAAAATTGTCATCGACGATTTCTTAACACAACACATTGAACAACATGGGTTTTATTCTCTCACCGGAATGGGCTCCTTATATTTTATTGTGGTAGCACTCAGCGGCTTTTTTAGTATTGCACAAGTGAATTTGATCAACAAATCCGGGCAGGAAATCATGCGAAATCTACGCAGTCGGGTGTTTAAAACCATTCAGCTTCTTCCTTTACGATACCTTGATCAGGCATCATCCGGAAGCCTGATTACTCGTGCCACCAACGACGTTGAAGCACTAAGTGAACTTTACACTGACGTGCTCATCAGTCTTTTTCAGGATGCTTTTTTAATTCTCGGCATCATTGGTGCGATGTTGGTCATGGATGTTCAACTCACGCTCGTTTCCTTCTGTGTAATCCCCGTGATGTTTACCGTTATTTTTCTGCTTCGAAAAAAGATCAAGGAAAATTTTCGAAAAATTAAAAGTCTGATCGGCCACATCAACGGTTTTATGGCCGAAAATATTTCCGGAATGAAGCTGATTCAAATTTTTCACGGAGAAAAAGAGAAAAAAAGGCAATTTACAAAATTAAACGATGAATACTATAAAGTTACATCGTTTCAAGTTTGGATGAATAGTTTTTTAAAACCGGCCTCACTTGTTTTTCAAAATCTGGCGGTTGCCATTCTTATCTGGTATGGCATGGACAAGATTGCAGGCGGGACGTTGCAAATTGGCGTTCTCTATGCCTTTACAACCTATATCAAACAGTTTTTCGACCCAATTTCCGACCTTGCCGACAATTATACCAATATTCAATCTGCCTTTGTATCGGCAGACCGCATTTTTGAGCTTCTCGACCAAGAAGAAAATCTCGAAAACCTCGACGAAGGTCTTTCCATGGAACATATCGGCGGAGATATTGAATTCAACCATGTCTGGTTTTCGTACAATGATCGGGACTGGGTTTTAAAGGATATCAGCTTTACCATTAAGAAGGGACAAACAGCTGCTTTCGTTGGACAGACAGGCGCTGGCAAGACGACAATCATCAGTCTTGTAAGCGGCTTTTATAAAATTCAGAAGGGCGAAATTTTGATCGATGGAGTCAACATCAATGACATCAAGAAGCGGGATTTAAGAAAAAACATCGCTGTTGTGCTGCAGGATGTATTCTTGTTTTCTGAAACAATCGCAAAAAATATTTCTCTGAACGACAATATCGATATAGTTCAAATTCAAGAAGCCGTTAAGGTTTCGCATGCTGATGATTTTATAAACAGCCTGCCCGGCAAAATGAACGAACCCGTTATGGAACGAGGAAATACGCTTTCCGCAGGCCAGCGGCAGTTGATTTCCTTCGCACGGGCAATTGCCCACGATCCATCGATTATCGTACTCGACGAAGCTACCGCCAATATTGACACAAAAACGGAAGTCCTCATCCAACGTGCCATCGTAGATATTGCCCAAAATCGTACCATGCTAATTATTGCGCACCGACTTTCCACGATACGCGACGCTGACCAAATTATTGTGTTAAAACAGGGCAAAATCGTAGAAGCAGGAGACCATGCTGAACTAATGAAAAAGGCCGGCTATTATAAAAGCATGGTTATGGAAGGAATCAACAAGGGTGATAACCTGATCGATTGACTAAACCTCTTTTCATTTTAATTTAGTTTTTCCTCTTTAATAATATATAGCATCGTCGCGTACATATAGGTAAGAATGAACAGCTGAGTGCACTATGCTGATCCGTAAACCTCTAAAATTTTTCCAACATTTTTTATCATAAACTGTAATTCAATTTGTTAACTTACCATTTTATATTTGGTTCACAATAAAAGTGAGCAATTGAAACTTTCGACAATTTATGCTATTCTTTTTATACTGATAAATGTTGATATAATAGGAAGGAGTGCACAATCGGATGGATCTTTCCATAGAGATCAAACAAAAACAAACACTTACCCCGCAGATGATTGAAACCATGAAAATTCTGCAGATGAATGTACAAGATCTTTCTGAATATCTGGAAAAAGCTGCACTCGAAAACCCAGTTTTTGATATAGAATCTTCTGAAAACACACCGCCGGATTCTCAGGAACAAGAAATTCAAAAAAAAATAGAATGGCTGGATCGTACCTCCCCAATTAAAAATTCATACAAAGAGAAAAGCAGTTGGGAACCATCTAATCCATTCGCAGAAGAGCGAAAATTTCAAAATAGTGAAAACGATTTTCCGCGGGATCTTTTTTTTCAGCTGCGTCTTTCCGATTATTCAAAGCCGATAGCGCACGGAATCAAAGAAATTATATTGAATCTGGCTCCTAATGGATATCTGGATGAACCGATCGAACAAGTTGCCAAACGGATCGGAATTTCGAAAGCGGAAATTGATCAGGCTTTAAAAGTCGTTCAATCTCTGGAACCTGCCGGAATTGGCGCACGATCTCTCTCAGAATGTTTGTGTCTGCAATTAAAGCGCCAAAAAAAAGGTGGACTGCCATTGCTGATTGCTGAGCATTATTTAAAAGAAGTTGGCGAGGGACATTTCCACCGCATTATGAAAGAAACACACGCTTCTCCCACCCAAATTCAGGAAGCCTGTTCTATTATTCGTTCCTTAAATCCAAAGCCCTGTTCTAATTATGGGCAGGAAGAAGAAACGCAGTATATTACCCCCGACCTCTTTGTGCTTTGCCAAGATGATAAATTAAGAGTATCTCTCAATGACAACCGCCTACCCTCTCTGCACATCAGCGGTTACTATCAAAAGCTTCTGCAAAAAACAGATGATTCACAGGTAAAATCCTATCTTTCCGGAAAATTCAAGCAGGCACAGTGGCTTGTCCAAAGTATTTCTCAACGTCGGGAAACACTGCTTTCCTGCACCTCTTGTCTCGTACAGGAACAGCAGGATTTTTTTCTCAAAGGCAGCTATCTCAAACCTTTGTCTTTACAGGACATCTCTCAGAAACTCGGAATTCATGAATCAACTGTAAGTCGTGCAATCAAAGGAAAATATCTTCAATGCGATCGTGGAACATATCCCTTATCTTACTTTTTCTCCCATCGATTAAAAGGAGCGGAACAGGAGCAAGATACCTCTTCGGCACAAGCAAAAGCGCTTTTAAAAAAGCTAATTCAAGAGGAAGATAAGAAGAAGCCGCTCTCCGACCAAAAACTATCCCAACTCCTTGGAGCACAAAAAATTACATTATCCAGAAGAACGGTCGCAAAATATCGAGAAGAATTAGAGATTCTTCCCGCTTCCGGCCGCCGAAGATATTAAAAAGACACGGAAGGTATTTAAATACCTTCCGTGTCTTTTTATTTTTCTTTGTGATTATTGCGGGATGGAATTTCATATTCACGAATCTTATATTGCAAATATCTGCGTGAGATTCCCAAATACTCGGCTGCTTTTTCCCGACGGTTTTGGCATGCCGCAAGTGCTTCCAATATCTTTTCTTTGCTTGAACCACCCACTTGCTTTTTTGGTTTTATCTCTTTTTCCGGTTGTATCATGATCGGAACCGCCGGCGCTGTTCTTAAAATCCCATGTGGAATACTGCTAATTTCCCTTGTAGCGCAGGGAGTCATTACAACCATCCGCTCCACAAAATTACGA
This genomic window from Caproicibacterium sp. BJN0003 contains:
- the rpoN gene encoding RNA polymerase factor sigma-54; translation: MDLSIEIKQKQTLTPQMIETMKILQMNVQDLSEYLEKAALENPVFDIESSENTPPDSQEQEIQKKIEWLDRTSPIKNSYKEKSSWEPSNPFAEERKFQNSENDFPRDLFFQLRLSDYSKPIAHGIKEIILNLAPNGYLDEPIEQVAKRIGISKAEIDQALKVVQSLEPAGIGARSLSECLCLQLKRQKKGGLPLLIAEHYLKEVGEGHFHRIMKETHASPTQIQEACSIIRSLNPKPCSNYGQEEETQYITPDLFVLCQDDKLRVSLNDNRLPSLHISGYYQKLLQKTDDSQVKSYLSGKFKQAQWLVQSISQRRETLLSCTSCLVQEQQDFFLKGSYLKPLSLQDISQKLGIHESTVSRAIKGKYLQCDRGTYPLSYFFSHRLKGAEQEQDTSSAQAKALLKKLIQEEDKKKPLSDQKLSQLLGAQKITLSRRTVAKYREELEILPASGRRRY
- a CDS encoding ABC transporter ATP-binding protein — encoded protein: MKSTNTSSAKTAQRISVPHKAKTFKRLLALNLPYWKQILLAFACVLLVNGAMLAKPYILKIVIDDFLTQHIEQHGFYSLTGMGSLYFIVVALSGFFSIAQVNLINKSGQEIMRNLRSRVFKTIQLLPLRYLDQASSGSLITRATNDVEALSELYTDVLISLFQDAFLILGIIGAMLVMDVQLTLVSFCVIPVMFTVIFLLRKKIKENFRKIKSLIGHINGFMAENISGMKLIQIFHGEKEKKRQFTKLNDEYYKVTSFQVWMNSFLKPASLVFQNLAVAILIWYGMDKIAGGTLQIGVLYAFTTYIKQFFDPISDLADNYTNIQSAFVSADRIFELLDQEENLENLDEGLSMEHIGGDIEFNHVWFSYNDRDWVLKDISFTIKKGQTAAFVGQTGAGKTTIISLVSGFYKIQKGEILIDGVNINDIKKRDLRKNIAVVLQDVFLFSETIAKNISLNDNIDIVQIQEAVKVSHADDFINSLPGKMNEPVMERGNTLSAGQRQLISFARAIAHDPSIIVLDEATANIDTKTEVLIQRAIVDIAQNRTMLIIAHRLSTIRDADQIIVLKQGKIVEAGDHAELMKKAGYYKSMVMEGINKGDNLID
- a CDS encoding ABC transporter ATP-binding protein, with protein sequence MQKDILFKFFKDHKFSYMIGIFFMLLSSYIQTLFPKVLGNTVDILKSSDFDRNAVYTNLRYILLIAAGTFATTYVWRNLVIGNARKLECYLREKLFDHFESLSSEFYNHRKTGDLIAYAINDINAVRMTFGPATSMSINGIVVCMISIYSMSNAINWQLTLLSLLPVPVMVYVMYTIGKMVKKRFRHVQETFSEISDRVNENINGIRVIKAYVQEDGEVARFQSLNNQMVEANLSMVKASAFLSPLIELCFTVSFVFNLIWGGNMVLNGNISLGDFVAFNGYLAMILAPVLSIGRVITIIQRGMASLSRLNDIMSIKPDIKDEGKIEKVPQNASIEICNLTFVYPKADKASLHDISLTVPNGRSLGIIGKTGSGKSTLINLLLKMYNVPNGTIFLGGEDINEFKLSALRDGFGLVPQDNFLFNASIADNIRFFKDIYTDEQIIQAARDSCIYQNIMDLPNGFETILGERGVNLSGGQKQRISIARALLKNPEILILDDALSAVDTVTESEILSNLRRVRQGKTTIIIASRISAVMDADEIIVLDQGEICERGTHEQLLAKGGTYHEIYQYQFGKNSPADFCAS